From Eriocheir sinensis breed Jianghai 21 chromosome 65, ASM2467909v1, whole genome shotgun sequence, one genomic window encodes:
- the LOC126987544 gene encoding general transcription factor II-I repeat domain-containing protein 2-like produces the protein MWETSLFNEKTGVTFSAKLKVPRLRTGAVPTKLPYTPSYLSSAGSSRESPDARRKRKKKELIKSALEKQKQDDLVHQQESRLINLKADLVNIKTAKPPAHDDHPAEVMKPPHVDVQVVEVKEEPTWTEEAQDMLQQDPLALNPEPVSWQSSDSQEEPQPQGRVVYLKEEIDIKEEDVDSFSMEEVAECVTDRGGSLLQGPQEETEKLPVKRRKAMKAELVLSATPRVKTRKVDFERRVFKPSWEKYFFVERFGRAQCLICFKTVAVLKEYNVRRHWEAEHRSSNFASMSATERKDVVVRLSGDLQKTTLHFPKGTVEADKVTRASYEVSRLLARRMKPFTDGDYIKECLVAVVDSVCPEQRYAFESVNLSSHTVRRRIEEMADNVHDSLKTRCSTLVAFSLALDESTNTKDTAQLAVFIHGVTADLQVCEEFLQLVPLHGTTTGQDIFDAVLQCVAQHSLDLSRLVCVTTNGTRAMIGEKGAASLLVRHCEAAGHTQPIHKVHCIFHQEALCAKSANLVDVMSVVVKVVNSILSHSLNHRQFQVLMDEVNAHYNDLLYFREVHWLSRGTMLSHVCDLQQEIATFLRQKNLPHADHFSNPRWLARLALLTDITTHLNTLNVKLQDKDILVTDMYTHITTFEVKLRFWEAQLAIGQFVHFPRLAACAPDDVDLGTCVSVIASLREEFAFHFTGVRPLAANFRLFTAPFDFPVDDAPAHLQMELVELQCNDELKAKFHTSSPLSFFRDLVLPSSNFPKYVAHVQHIVAMFGSTYCCEELFSKVKYMKSHLHSHLSDRHLNNILLLSTSSIEPDIETLIHGKQHRPSH, from the exons ATGTGGGAGACATCACTGTTCAATGAAAAAACTGGGGTCACATTTTCTGCCAAGCTGAAGGTCCCACGACTCCGTACAGGAGCAGTTCCAACAAAGCTACCTTACACCCCATCTTATCTGTCATCCGCTGGTTCTTCCCGAGAGTCTCCTGATGCcagacggaagagaaagaaaaaggaactaATCAAATCTGCacttgaaaaacaaaaacaagatgattTGGTACACCAGCAGGAAAGCAG ACTGATCAACTTGAAAGCTGATTTGGTAAATATCAAGACGGCGAAGCCTCCAGCCCATGACG ATCATCCAGCGGAAGTCATGAAGCCTCCCCATGTTGACGTGCAGgttgtggaggtgaaggaggagccgACATGGACAGAGGAGGCCCAGGACATGCTTCAGCAGGACCCCCTCGCCCTAAACCCTGAGCCTGTCTCCTGGCAGTCCTCTGACTCACAGGAGGAGCCCCAGCCCCAAG GCAGAGTTGTCTACctcaaagaagaaatagatatcAAAGAAGAGGACGTTGACAGCTTCAGCATGGAAGAAGTGGCTGAGTGTGTCACAGACAGAGGGGGGAGCCTGCTCCAGGGACCACAGGAAGAAACTGAGAAGCTTCctgtgaagagaagaaaagcaatgAAGGCAGAG ctCGTCCTGTCTGCCACCCCGCGTGTTAAGACAAGGAAAGTGGACTTCGAGCGTCGGGTCTTCAAACCTTCGTGGGAGAAGTACTTCTTCGTCGAGCGCTTTGGACGGGCCCAGTGCCTCATATGCTTCAAGACCGTGGCTGTCCTGAAAGAGTACAACGTGCGCCGCCACTGGGAGGCAGAGCACCGATCATCAAACTTTGCGTCGATGTCTGCCACCGAGAGGAAGGACGTCGTAGTTAGACTGTCAGGTGACCTGCAGAAAACAACTTTGCACTTCCCCAAAGGGACTGTTGAGGCCGACAAGGTGACGCGTGCCAGTTATGAGGTCTCCCGCCTCCTTGCTCGCAGGATGAAGCCATTCACGGATGGGGACTACATCAAGGAGTGCCTCGTCGCTGTGGTGGACTCCGTCTGTCCAGAGCAGCGTTATGCCTTTGAGAGCGTGAACCTTTCGTCCCACACCGTTCGTCGTCGCATAGAGGAGATGGCGGACAACGTGCACGACTCACTCAAGACCCGCTGCTCAACCCTCGTCGCCTTCTCCCTCGCTCTTGACGAGAGCACCAACACGAAGGACACGGCCCAGCTGGCCGTTTTCATCCATGGGGTCACCGCTGACCTCCAGGTGTGTGAGGAATTCCTCCAGCTTGTCCCGCTGCACGGCACCACCACTGGGCAAGACATCTTCGACGCCGTGCTTCAGTGTGTGGCGCAGCACTCCCTGGACCTCTCCCGTCTTGTGTGCGTGACGACCAACGGTACCCGGGCAATGATTGGGGAGAAGGGCGCCGCTTCGCTGCTAGTGCGCCACTGTGAGGCCGCCGGACACACTCAGCCCATCCACAAGGTGCACTGCATCTTCCACCAAGAGGCCCTGTGCGCCAAGTCTGCCAACCTCGTTGATGTCATGTCTGTCGTAGTGAAGGTCGTCAACTCCATCCTCTCCCACAGCCTTAACCACCGCCAGTTCCAGGTACTGATGGACGAGGTGAACGCGCACTACAACGACCTGCTCTACTTTCGTGAGGTCCACTGGCTGAGTCGTGGGACCATGCTGTCCCATGTGTGCGACCTGCAGCAGGAGATCGCCACCTTCCTCCGTCAGAAGAACCTTCCCCATGCTGATCACTTCTCCAACCCGCGATGGCTCGCTCGCCTGGCCCTGCTCACAGACATCACTACGCACCTGAACACCCTCAATGTGAAGCTGCAAGACAAAGACATTCTTGTGACAGACATGTACACGCACATCACCACCTTCGAGGTTAAGCTGCGTTTTTGGGAGGCTCAGTTGGCTATTGGTCAGTTTGTGcattttcctcgccttgctgCTTGTGCCCCTGACGACGTGGACCTGGGCACTTGTGTTAGTGTCATCGCCTCTCTGCGGGAGGAATTTGCCTTCCATTTCACAGGAGTCAGGCCGCTGGCTGCGAACTTTAGGCTTTTCACCGCCCCCTTTGACTTCCCTGTGGACGACGCCCCTGCCCACCTGCAGATGGAGTTGGTGGAGCTGCAGTGCAACGATGAACTAAAGGCAAAGTTCCACACCTCTTCTCCGCTGTCCTTCTTCCGTGACCTCGTCCTCCCTTCTAGCAATTTTCCAAAATACGTTGCGCATGTTCAACACATCGTGGCCATGTTTGGCAGCACCTACTGTTGTGAAGAGCTCTTCTCCAAAGTGAAGTACATGAAGTCTCACCTTCACTCCCATCTCTCGGACCGCCACCTCAACAACATTCTTCTGTTGTCCACCTCATCCATCGAGCCAGACATTGAAACACTTATTCATGGCAAGCAGCACCGGCCGTCTCACTGA
- the LOC126987546 gene encoding vitellogenin-1-like, giving the protein MNGRGEKCLKLALAKKSPGIGLEQVSNDADTGSVHERASDSLQRQSTNMEEDSHTSLEGEPSASKARLNLVSNEHFTTSDLDGSYYDNSNVQLPKDTTCDDESNSSSSESSSSSSESSSSSSESSSSSSALVDSDDSVEDKDYVPESQLLGTTEKDQSNDSDEYSGDQCGNEGILNSPVKKKGFKRKRNPQTWYRNAPKKLRNEGKAYKMASKYHREKPARTMKPPCTEKCRLKCFSTFSNEERERIFNDYWQLGSLEKQRLFILNCMEQIQPSYRYIRVGGNRPPRKLNNAFSFNVDGEKKRVCKVFFKNTLDINDRPIRTVQEKRAKVVGVLMEPEKRGQHTKTKGLDQSTVDKVCRTHRFNPKNRKPLHESQYIETIHRWQ; this is encoded by the exons ATGAATGGACGCGGGGAAAAATGTCTGAAATTAGCTCTGGCAAAGAAAAGCCCTGGCATAGGCCTAGAGCAAGTTTCCAACGATGCTGACACAG GATCTGTACACGAAAGAGCCAGTGACTCTTTGCAGAGGCAGAGTACAAACATGGAAGAGGACTCTCATACCTCTTTGGAGGGAGAACCATCTGCTTCTAAAGCCCGTCTAAACTTAGTTTCTAATGAACATTTTACCACTTCTGATTTGGACGGGAGCTACTACGATAATTCTAATGTTCAATTGCCTAAGGACACGACGTGCGATGATGAATCAAACAGTTCTTCCTCAGAATCAAGCAGCTCTTCCTCAGAATCAAGCAGCTCTTCCTCAGAATCAAGCAGTTCCTCCTCTGCTTTAGTGGATTCAGACGATTCTGTTGAAGACAAAGATTATGTTCCCGAGTCACAATTATTGGGTACTACAGAAAAAGACCAGAGTAATGACAGTGATGAATACTCAGGAGATCAGTGTGGTAATGAAGGCATCCTCAATAGTCCAGTGAAGAAAAAAGGttttaaaagaaagagaaacccaCAAACATGGTACAGAAATGCACCGAAAAAGcttagaaatgaaggaaaagcttaCAAGATGGCGTCAAAGTATCACCGGGAGAAACCTGCAAGAACAATGAAGCCTCCTTGCACTGAAAAATGTAGGCTTAAGTGCTTTTCAACCTTttcaaatgaagagagagaaagaattttTAATGATTATTGGCAATTAGGGTCTTTAGAGAAGCAACGATTATTCATATTAAATTGCATGGAACAAATCCAGCCATCTTACAGATACATTCGTGTTGGTGGAAACCGACCTCCAAGGAAGCTGAATAATGCTTTTTCCTTCAATGTTGATGGTGAAAAAAAGAGAGTTTGCAAAGTATTTTTCAAAAATACTTTAGATATCAACGACAGGCCTATTCGCACAGTACAAGAGAAAAGGGCAAAAGTGGTAGGAGTCCTTATGGAGCCTGAAAAAAGAGGACAGCACACCAAGACTAAAGGTCTTGACCAATCTACTGTGGACAAAGTATGCAGAACACATCGATTCAATCCCAAGAATAGAAAGCCACTACATGAGAGCCAATACATCGAGACAATTCATAGATGGCAGTAA